A window of the Canis aureus isolate CA01 chromosome 34, VMU_Caureus_v.1.0, whole genome shotgun sequence genome harbors these coding sequences:
- the KCNJ3 gene encoding G protein-activated inward rectifier potassium channel 1 isoform X6 codes for MSALRRKFGDDYQVVTTSSSGAGLQPQGPGPGPQQQLVPKKKRQRFVDKNGRCNVQHGNLGSETSRYLSDLFTTLVDLKWRWNLFIFILTYTVAWLFMASMWWVIAYTRGDLNKAHVGNYTPCVANVYNFPSAFLFFIETEATIGYGYRYITDKCPEGIILFLFQSILGSIVDAFLIGCMFIKMSQPKKRAETLMFSEHAVISMRDGKLTLMFRVGNLRNSHMVSAQIRCKLLKG; via the coding sequence ATGTCTGCACTCCGAAGGAAATTTGGGGACGACTACCAGGTAGTGACCACCTCGTCCAGCGGCGCGGGCTTGCAGCCCCAggggccgggcccgggcccgCAGCAGCAGCTTGTGCCCAAGAAGAAGCGGCAGCGGTTCGTGGACAAGAACGGCCGGTGCAATGTGCAGCACGGCAACCTGGGCAGCGAGACGAGCCGCTACCTGTCGGACCTCTTCACCACGCTGGTGGACCTCAAGTGGCGCTGGAACCTCTTCATCTTCATCCTCACCTACACCGTGGCCTGGCTCTTCATGGCGTCCATGTGGTGGGTGATCGCCTACACCCGGGGCGACCTGAACAAAGCCCACGTCGGCAACTACACGCCCTGCGTGGCCAATGTCTACAACTTCCCGTCCGCCTTCCTCTTCTTCATCGAGACCGAGGCCACCATCGGCTACGGCTACCGCTACATCACCGACAAGTGCCCCGAGGGCatcatcctcttcctcttccagtccATCCTGGGCTCCATCGTGGACGCCTTCCTCATCGGCTGCATGTTCATCAAGATGTCCCAGCCCAAGAAGCGCGCCGAGACCCTGATGTTCAGCGAGCACGCGGTCATCTCCATGAGGGACGGGAAGCTCACGCTCATGTTCCGGGTGGGCAACCTGCGCAACAGCCACATGGTGTCGGCGCAGATCCGCTGCAAGCTGCTCAAG
- the KCNJ3 gene encoding G protein-activated inward rectifier potassium channel 1 isoform X5 yields MSALRRKFGDDYQVVTTSSSGAGLQPQGPGPGPQQQLVPKKKRQRFVDKNGRCNVQHGNLGSETSRYLSDLFTTLVDLKWRWNLFIFILTYTVAWLFMASMWWVIAYTRGDLNKAHVGNYTPCVANVYNFPSAFLFFIETEATIGYGYRYITDKCPEGIILFLFQSILGSIVDAFLIGCMFIKMSQPKKRAETLMFSEHAVISMRDGKLTLMFRVGNLRNSHMVSAQIRCKLLKVQ; encoded by the coding sequence ATGTCTGCACTCCGAAGGAAATTTGGGGACGACTACCAGGTAGTGACCACCTCGTCCAGCGGCGCGGGCTTGCAGCCCCAggggccgggcccgggcccgCAGCAGCAGCTTGTGCCCAAGAAGAAGCGGCAGCGGTTCGTGGACAAGAACGGCCGGTGCAATGTGCAGCACGGCAACCTGGGCAGCGAGACGAGCCGCTACCTGTCGGACCTCTTCACCACGCTGGTGGACCTCAAGTGGCGCTGGAACCTCTTCATCTTCATCCTCACCTACACCGTGGCCTGGCTCTTCATGGCGTCCATGTGGTGGGTGATCGCCTACACCCGGGGCGACCTGAACAAAGCCCACGTCGGCAACTACACGCCCTGCGTGGCCAATGTCTACAACTTCCCGTCCGCCTTCCTCTTCTTCATCGAGACCGAGGCCACCATCGGCTACGGCTACCGCTACATCACCGACAAGTGCCCCGAGGGCatcatcctcttcctcttccagtccATCCTGGGCTCCATCGTGGACGCCTTCCTCATCGGCTGCATGTTCATCAAGATGTCCCAGCCCAAGAAGCGCGCCGAGACCCTGATGTTCAGCGAGCACGCGGTCATCTCCATGAGGGACGGGAAGCTCACGCTCATGTTCCGGGTGGGCAACCTGCGCAACAGCCACATGGTGTCGGCGCAGATCCGCTGCAAGCTGCTCAAG